AGAGATACGCCGCCAGCTTGGGCGACAACGTCCCCCACTTCGTAATCTGGGCGACGGAGAGCGGCGTCCCCTCGCCCTGACGGATGGTGAGGCTCGGTCCCTTCAGGCTCACGTCGTCGGAGTAGATGATGTTGATACGCGACCCGTCCGGCAGAGTCGAGTCCACGATAGGGTCGGAGTCCGAAACGGGGTCGCCCATCCGCTCGCCCATGTTGCGTAGCCAGTTGTCGAACCGCTCGTTGGACTGGAAGTCAACGCTGGTGCCGAGCATGCCGTACGTGCCGTGGTCCACGTACGTCTCGTGGGGGCCGATGACGTGAATGTCCTCGTTCGCCGGGTCGCGCATGATGGGTTCCAGCGGCCCGAATCCGACGATGTCACGATTCAATCGGTACCGGATGTTCTCGTAGGTCTGCTCGGACACTTCGTAGGTACCGATGTTGGTGAAGTCTTTGACAATTTCCACGACTTGCTCGGCGGAGAACGTCTGCACCCCGGTCTTGAAATCGTTGTACGAGATGCTCTTGACCCACTGGAGTATCTGTTGGGGCGACATCGACGAGAGGTTTCTGTTACCACCGTCGTCGTCGTTGACCAGCACCGTCTCGTCCAGCAGTTCTTCGATTCGGTCGTCGTACTCTGACTCGTCCTGTGGCGCGGGCTTGTTGACGCTCCGTTCGAGAATCTGGCTCCGAACTTTGCCGAACAGTTCCTGCTCGGTGCCCGAGAGTTCGGGTTCGATGCAGTGCAACTCCGTCTCTTGGCCGATGTCACCGTAGACGTGACTGTAGATGGGACCACCCACCGGGTAGATGACGTTCGGCTTGTCGGCTTCCCAGTCGCTACTGGGTTCATCGACCAACCGTGGGAACTCCCCGGTGAACTGCTTGAACCGTTTCAGGTAGTCCCGCAAGTGCGGCCGCCGCATGGCTACTTCCCGCAGGTCGTCCTGTATCTGTGCGGTCCCGTGTTCTGTCATAGTTGATTATGCGACGCTACGACTCTCGATGACGATGCCCGCGTCCGCACGGACCGAGTATCCGATAGTGTCACCGACCTGTTCGCCCATCCCGGCGAATCGCTTGACTGAGATGTTGCGGCGCACGTCGTTGCCGACTTCGACCATCTGGAGTTCCATGAACACGTCGGCGATGGCACGGAACGGACCGATGGCTTCCTCGTCCACGGTGGAGGGGTCCACCGTGAGGACGATGACCTGCCCCTGCGAAACGAGGTCACGGAAGAACGAGATGATTTCGAGTGCCGCTTGGCGCTCCTCGTTCTGACGGATGAGTGCCTCGAACATGGGGTCGTTGCGGAGGATGGCGTCGAACGTGTCGATGACGATGACGTCGGCGTTCCACATCGCTTCCGCGTTCATCAGGCGGTTGAGCAGTTCCTTACGTGACCCCTCTTCGTCGTCGTTCGACGGCGCGGTCAGTCGGCCGCCGCCCGTGTCCACGTCCGCGTGGAGGAACAACAGGCGTTCGTCCAAGAGGTGGTCTTCGACGCCGTAAGACAACGAGTGCATCTGGTCGATGAACCCACCGATAGTGAGTTCCGTCGAGAGCAGCGTCACCGAGTGGCCCGTCTCACAGAGTCCGTAACTGAATCGCTGGCTCATCGCACTCTTGCCCGCGCCGTAGTCGCCTTCGATGAGGACGATGGACCCGCGCGGGATACCGCCGCCAAGTTCGTGGTTCAGTCGGTCGTGGTCGTCGAGGCCGAGCGAGTATAGGTTGTCTTGTGTCATGGTGTTCTGAATCTGAGCGTCTGCGTGTCTTCGTTGACTATCACGGTCACGCGGTGGTCACCGTTCGCCAGCGTCTGGGCGGGGTCGATTTCGACTTTGACGACGTTTCCGACGGTCCAGTACTGCCCATCGACCACCGTCAAAGTAACATCAACTTGATACTTCCCGTCTATTAGCACGTCGATCTTGTCGTTCTCAGCTTCGAGGTCCCGCCTTCCGGTGTTCTTTACCAACAGCGTGACGTTCCCTTCGCCGTCGCCGTCGTACACCGCACTGCTACCAGGGTCGCTGATTATCTCGACGTCCGTCCGCACGTCTTCCATCACGTCCACGCTTCTGTCACCGAGGGCCGACGAGAGCCGCTGGACCCCACTGGTGAACGTCCCGGCGACGCTCGCTGCGATGAGCAGACTGGCGATGAACAAGATGAGATGGGAAGTCGAGACGCTCGCCATTCAGAGTGCCTCCTTGGCTGCGGCCACACCAGACTCCGTGACGACCTTCACGCGTGGAGTGGTCGTCGAGACGGAGGTATTGAACTGGAGGGTTTCGCCGGGGAGCCACAGGTTCGTGTCCTTATTTCCGCTGACGTTGAGCGTCTCCATTTCCGTATGGGGCCTGTACACTCCTTCTATAAGAATGTCGGTGTCGTCAACCGACAACGTCGTGCTACCCGTGTTGTTGACTTCCACGGTAAGGTACGTCTCTCCACCGGCGTTGCCGACGCTGGTCGAGACGATGCTCAACGCTGTGTTCTGTTGTTCGAGGGCGTCGCCCTGACTCCCCTCGTACGCGTCGTTGACGCGCTCCATCCCGTTGTTCGCGGCTGTGTAGGCCATCCCGAAGCTGATGAAGATGCCGAGGAAGATGACGACGGTCGCCCCGCTAACGCTGAATCCCATCGCGCCCACCTCGAATCTGCGCACAGTGTTCGACGATCTTCCGTTGGACGGCGTCGCCGGTCAACTGGCTCAGGAAGGTCAGGCTCTGAATGTGGTCGTCGATTTCGAGCGCAGCGGGACCAGTCTCGCCAGGATCGACTTCGTTCACGTCGGCGAATCCACCGACGAACGACAGAAGCTCTTCCTCGACCGACTCGCTAATCCAGCCGATGTCACCGTAGTAGGTGATGGTTCGAACCGCGTCGTCTGCTCCGAACTCCGTGACGAGGAACTCCAACCACTCCATCACCACGAGGTCCGAGACGTAGCCGCTCGGAAGACGGGCGAGGTACGGTTTGCTGTCCAGTCCGGAACTGTTCGATTGAACTGGTGTCGCGGGCTCGGCTTCCGTCGGTTCCGTGTCGTCCGGTTCGTCGAACTCGAAGTCCCCGTCGGGCGACTCCGGTTCGGCCTCTACCTCGACGGTCGGTTCCTGTTCGGGGTCGGCGTCGGTCTCCTCGCCTTCCTCTTCTTCCGCCCAATCGGCGTCGCCCGACTCGTACTCCTCTTTTAGGTCTTGGAAGGTCGAACCACCGGCCTGCCCGCCGTCCGCGTCGTCTGCGTCGTCCGTGTCGGTTTCCATGTTCATGTCGTCCACTTCTCCCATTCCCTCGTCGGGGCTATCGAATCCGAGGTCGTCCCCGCCGAGGTCGTCGTCTTCGCCCTCGAAGTCGTCTTCTTCGTCCTCGAAGTCGTCGTCGAAGAAGCTCTCTGCTTCTGCGTCGGCGATGTCGGAGTCGAGGTCTTCTTCCTCCTCTTCCTCCTGCTCGCCGTCGAAGAGGCCGAAGCCACCTTCGTCGCCGCCGAGGGCACCGCCACCCATGCCGTCGCCCATCCCGCCGCCCTGCACGTCGTCCACGAAGGGGTTGACGCCGCGGGTGACCATCTCGTAGATTTCGAGTAGCTTGCGGACGTTCTCCTCGGCGTCGTCCACTTTGCCACTGATCTGTTCGTTCTCGCTCCGGACGGTCCCGACGGTCGAAGAGATTTCGGCGACTTCGTTCTCCAACTCGTCGATGCGGTTCTCCAACTCTTGGGTCGGGCCACCGCCGCCACCCATGCCGCCGAACTCGTCGTCGCCGCCGCCACCGTCGGCCCAATCGCCCATGCCGTCTTCCATTCCCATGTCGTCACCCATGTCGCCGAAGTCGTCGTCCATCCCGCCGTCCATCCCGCCGTTCATCCCGCCGTCCATGCCGTCGCCCATGCCGTCACCGAACAACTCGTCGTCGCCGCCGCCTTCGGCTTCGACGTTCTCGCCCTCCTCTTCGTCCATGAAATCCATGATACCCATGGCGACCATACTCGTCCCGACGAGGTGGACGAATTGGTCGCTGAGACCGATAAGTTTCATTACCGACAACAGCGAACTTCCGCCACATTAATCTTCCCCCTGAGTTATCAGCTATGATACTCCGGGACACCCGAGAGAAAAGGAGGTTTTGAGGGTCTATACGGTGGGATTTACGCCACTTACCCTCGCTTATCGGATGTGTCCATTTGTCTGTATATCCGCAGTCGGCGCTCCACAGACTCGAACTTTGGTTTCAGTGACTCCGGCAACGTCTCTGTTTTCCCGATAACTAAGAACCCACCGTCACGAAGCGACTCGGTCACCGTCCGGAGGATGGGCAGTTTGTGTTCGGTGTCGATGTAGATGAACAAGTTCCGACAGATGACGAAGTCGAAGTTCGACTTCGGTTCTCCGTTGATGAGGTCGTGACGCTGGAAGCTCACGCGCTCTTTCACGGCGTCGGTGACGGCGAACTGGTCGCCCTCTCGTTCGATGAACCGCTCGTAGTTCGACAGCGGCGCGAGCTGTTCGCCGATGTCGGTCGTGCGCGTACTCTCGTAGACGCCCTGTCGCGCGGCCGCGAGTATCTCGCGGTCGATGTCGGTCGCAGTTATCTCCACGCGCGACTCGTCTATCTCGGGGTCGTCCAACGCCAGCATCGAAAGCGAGTAGGGCTCCCGGCCGTCCGAGCAGGCAGCACTCCACAGTCTGACCCGTCGATTGTCGTCGGTCAGTTCGCGCAACACCGGACGCATCTCTTCCCAGACTTCCGGGTTACGGAAGAAGCTCGTCACGTTGACCGAGAACGCGTCGAGAAGTGCGTCACACTCCTCCTCGTCGTCACGTAGCAGGTCGTGGTACTCCTCGTAGGTGTCGGTATCGGTCCGACGCATCCGGGAGGAGACTCGCCGGTCGAGATACGAGTCGTCGTAGTAACTCGTCGCGAATCCGAGTTCTGCCTCGACGTACTCGGTGAGTCGGTCGAACGTCGGGTCCTCACTCATAGTTCGACGACCTCCTCGTGGGCGCTCTTGACGGTCAGCGTCCACGTAGCCGGGTGGAGTTCTAACGAGCGACCGTAGTCGCCACCGACGTCTTCGGCGACGAGTTCCACGTCGAATGAAGCCAACGTCTCGCGGGACTGCTCGACGTTCCGCTTGCCGACCGCCTCGCCGACGCCGGAGAATTCGAGCATCTGACTACCGCCCGTCAGTTTCGCTTCGATGCGGTCGCGGTCCGCACCACCGTCTTCGACGGCGGCCAACAGTTGCTCGACGGCCGTCGGAACTGCTTTCGCTGGCTTGGATTCGCGGGCGCTCTCGGTCGGTGCCGGGAGCATGACGTGTGCCAGTCCAGCAACCTTCGTGTCGGGGTCTCCGAGAGCGATACCGACACAGGAGCCGAGACCGCTGGTCGTAATCTTGGTGTCGCCGGTCGCGACGGCGTAGTCGGCCACGCCGACCTTCACTCGGTCTCTCACGTCACTCCCAGAGACAGAGTCTGTGTTCATAGTTCGAGCGACCCCGCCTTCGTCGTCCGCTCGGCAGTCGCACCGACTTCGAGTTGTGCGAGTGCTTCGCGGAGTTCTTCCTCGTCTGGGATGGCGTACACGCCGCAGTCGAACTCGCGGTCGTCAGCGTGGAGCGTCGCGTCGAAGAAGAACGCGAACTCCTGTCGCTGACCGAGACGCGCGACGAGCGAATCTGCGATGGCCGTCCCCATATCGTGGACGAACTGTGGCGTCGAGATTTCGATAGACGTTTCGAGGACGTTCGCCCACCCGTCGATGAAACTGGACGCCATCACGTTCCCCAACTCCTGCATCGCGCTCTGGGCCATGCCATCGAACGATTCGACCGTCTCGGTACCGGGAACCAAGGCCGCGGCGACTTCGCGCGCAGACGACTCGTCGAGTAGTATCATGACGTAGCCGCCCGGCATCCCCTCGAACGACAAGACGACTCCGACGTGACGCTGCTCGGAGAGTTCGGCTGGAACGTCTTCGACGGGGACGAAACTCAGCGTCGTGATGTCCACTTCGGTGTCGATACCCGTCATGGTCGAGACGCTCTGAGACGCGGTCGTCGCACCCGCGTGGGCCATCTCGCGGAGCGTTCCCAACTTTTCGAGCGGGATGTCGTCGCCGTCCGCGAGCATGGTGTCCATCGACTCGGGGTCGGGAAACATGTGGAAGGCGACGTCGAGTTCCTCGCCGACTGCGCCGACGTGACTGCGGAAGACGAACGCATGGTCCTGTTCGTCGTCGAGTCCGGCCGACAACAGGAGGTCGCCCTGTTCGCCTTCGACGTACTCCGGCGGCGTGATGTCGATGGTGGTACCTAACTCATCGGCCCACCCATCGACGAAGCCGCTGGTGACGACGTTCCCGAGTTCACAGACGGCGCTCTCGCTCAACGCTTCCCCAGGCATCAGTGCGTCCAACAGCGTCTCCGCGCTTTCTGGCGCGAACGAGAGCAACGTCCCGCCCCGGATGCCGCCGTCGAAGTCGATGGCGACGGCGACTCGCTCCTCGTCGTCTCGCGCGAGGTCTTCCGACGACGCCAACGTCATCTTCGTCACGTCGACTTCCGTTTCGATGCCGGTCATCCCCGAGAGGTTCTGGGCGGCGCGCTCCGCGCCTTCGTGGGCCGCTCGGCTGAAGGTGCCGAGCGATTCGACATTCACGTTCATGCTGGAGACCAACGAGTGAACGTCATATCTCTATCTGTTGCATCAGTTCGACCAATTCCGCGAGTTCGGGGAACGTGTACACTTTCACTTCCACGTCGGCGTTGCGGGCCCGAACTTGCGAGTCGAAGACGAGTGCCATCTCGTCGGGCCGAGACCCGACGAGGTTATCGACCATCCGACTCCCCGCACCGTAGGTGAACTTCGGCGTCGAGATGTCGATGGTCGTGTTCAGCACGTTCGCCCACCCGTCGATGAACCCACTGGTCATGATGTTCCCGATTTCCTGTACTGCTGACCGCTCCATGTCGCTGAATCCCTTCGAGTCGGAGGACTGTCCGCCCATCATTCCGGCCGCGAGGTTCTTCGCGCTCCGGGCACTGAACAGGAACAGAATGTATCCGTGGGGTGGTTCGACTAACTCGATGTGGATACCGACTTGCTTCTCGTGACCGACGTGCGTCTTGATGTCGTCGATTTCGAGGAAGTTAATCTTGGTAATCTCCATCTCGGTCTCCATCCCGGTCATCTGACTCAGGTGGTCGGCGACGGTGTTCGCCCCCTCCTTCGCCATCTGGTTGAAGAGATTCAGCTTTCGAATATCGACCTTCAAATCAGTAGTTTCTCCTCTGCTCATAATGATTCCACGTCCAATATCGTCACTACGTCGCCCTCGCCGAGGACTGCGGCACCCGAGAGGCCGGGGATGCCGGAGAGGATGCCCTCGAACGGCTTGACGACGACTTCTTCTTGTCTGCTCACGGCGTCACAGTGGATGGCGACCTGCCGCTCGGACTCTTTGACGCGAACGAGCATGCCGTCGCCGTTGCGCGTCTCGCCCGGCACGTCGAGTGCGTCGCCCAGTCGAATGAGCGGGTAGACGGTGTCGTCGTGCGTGACGACTTCCTCGCCCTCGACAGTTTTGACCGCACCCATGCGCCGGATTTCGTCCACGTTCTTGATGGGGATGCCGTACTCCTCCTCGCCGGACTGGACGAACAGCACCTTGACGATAGCGACGGTCACCGGAAGCGAGAGGCTGAACGTCGTCCCCTCGCCCGGCGTGCTGTCGATGTCGATGTGGCCGTCGAGGCGCGAGACGGTGTCCTGGACCACGTCCATCCCGACGCCGCGGCCGCTCACGTCGGTCACTTCCTCGTTGGTCGAGAAGCCAGCGTGGAAGACGAGTTTCTGGGCTTCTTCGTCTTCCAACTCGTCGGCCTCTTCGCGGGTCATGATGCCTTTCTCGACAGCCTTCGCCCGAATTCCGTCGGGGTCGATGCCGCCACCGTCGTCTTCGACGGTGATGGTCACGCGGTCGCGCTCGCGCGACCCGCGCAGGCGAATCGTCCCCTCGGTCGGCTTACCTGCTTCGTCGCGTTCGGCTGGCGGCTCGATGCCGTGGTCTACCGCGTTCCGAAGCAGGTGCATCAGCGGGTCGCTAATCTCGTCCAGGATGGTGCGGTCCAACTCGATGTCGGTGCCCTCCATCTCGAAGTTGATTTCTTTCTCTTGGGTGCGAGCGAGGTCCCGCACGAGTCGCGGGAACTTGTTGACGACCTTCTTCAGCGGCACCAGTCGCATGTCCATCACGGTGTCTTGCAGGCTGGACGTAATCTTGTCCAGTTCGTCGAGGTGGTCTTCGGCGCTGTCTAGCTGGGCCTGCTCGACCGACCGACGAAGCTTGATGCGACTCGTGACGAGTTGCTCGACCTGTCCGTGGATGTCGTCCAGTTGGTCCACGTCCACGCGAACCGACTGAATCTCCTCGATTTCGCCACCGGACTTGCTGGAACTGCTCTCTTTGGACTCGGACGAATCGTCGTCTTCGCCATCTGTGGCTTCAGCCTCCGCCTCCGCTTCGGCCTGCTTGCGCGCGGCGGCGGCGGCCTCGGTCGCAACGTCGATGGCGTCCGCCTCGATTGGCGTGACGGTGCCGTCGGTAATCTTGCTGACCGCTCCGACGACCGCCTCGACTTCGCCAGCGCTGTCTGCGCCGACGAACACGTCGAAGCCGTCCTCGTACTCGCCTTCGTTGATGGCGTCCACGTCGGGAACCGCACCGAGGATGTCGAGGTCGTCACTCAACCCCTGTAGCGCGAACATCCCGTCTACGGCTTTCATCTGCGCGTCGCTCATATCGACGGCCACGTGGAACGTTGGCGTCTCTACGGCGGCTAGCGTCGCGGGGTCGTCTAGTTTGGCGAGTGCTTCTTCGAGAGCCTCGTCGTCGCTGTCCGCGTCGTCGTCAGCATCGCCACTCGTCTCGTCGCCCGCATCAGCCGACTCGGTGTCTGGTTCGTCGGCCGACTGGCTGGCGATGCCACCTGCTTCGAGGACGCCGCGAATCTCGGCGATGGTCTCCTCGTGGTCGGCACTCGACTCGCCGTTCTCCTCGATTTCGTCGAGCGCGCGGTCGATTTCGTCAACGCCGTCGAAGACGAGGTCCATAATCTCCGGCGACACGTCCATCCGACCCTGCCGAATCTCGTCCAGTAGGTCTTCCAGCGCGTGTGCGAGGTCGCTCTCGCTCTGGTAGCCCATCGCGCCGAAGTTGCCTTTCAGCGTGTGTGCCGTCCGGAAAATCGAGTCCATCGCCTCCTCGTCACTGGGGTCGTCCTCCAGTTCGAGCAGCGAGTTGTTCAACTCCGTGATGTTCTCCTCGCTTTCGCGTATGAATTCTTGTAAGTAGTCTTCCATTCGTTCTCACCCGTTAGCCTGAATCGTCCGTAGTATTTCCTTGCTCACCTCGTCCGCGGGGAGGACGCTGTCCACGCACCCTGTCTCGATAGCGCGAGCGGGGATGCCGAACACCGAACACGTCTCTTCGTTCTGTGCGATGGTCGCGCCAGCGACGCCCTTGATTGCCTCGATGCCCACCGCACCGTCCTTGCCCATACCGGTCAGGACGACGCCCGTCAGTGGGTCCGAGACCTTCTTCGCGGCCGACTCCATCGTCACGTCGATTGCCGGGCGCACGCCGTGCATGGGTTCGTCTTCGTTCAGTCGAATCCGGATGCGACCGCCGCCGTAGCCCGCCACTTCCATGTGGTAGCCACCTTGTGCGACGACTGCTTCGCCGCCGCCGATTCGCATCCCGTCGTCGGCTTCCACCACGTCGTACTCGCTCCGGCGGTCCAGTCGAGCGGCGAACCGCTCGGTGAACCCGTCGGGCATGTGCTGAACGACCAGCACTCGCAAGTCCGCATCGCGCGGGAGGTCCGAGAGGACGCGCTCGACCACTCGGGGGCCGCCCGTGGAAGCGCCGATGACGACCGTCGGATTCTCGACGTAACCGTGGTCGGCGTCGATGGTCCCGGACTCTGGTTCCGGGTCCCTCGTCCCGACCGACGAGAGGTCCGCTCGCGTCGCGGACTCGACCTTCTCGACCAGCGCGTCACCGTGGGAGGATATCTCCGTCGAGACCTCTCCCCCGGGTTTCGCCAGAAAGTCCACGGCACCTTTCTCCAGTGCCTCGAACGTCGCGTCCGCGCCGTCTTCCGTGTGGGCGCTCAACATCAACACTGGCGTCGGGGTCGTCGCCATGATCTCCTCGACGGCCTCGATGCCGTTCATGCGAGGCATCTCCACGTCCATCGTCACGACGTCTGGGTCGTGTTCCGCGACCGCGTCCACGGCTTGCTTGCCGTCGCGGGCTTGCGCGGCGACTTCGACCCCGCCGTCTTCGAGGATGTCGGAGATGACGGTCCGCATGAAGTGAGAGTCATCGACGACGACTGCCCGTGTCATGCGACGACGTCGTTGATGGCGTCCATCACGCTCGGCTTCTGGAAGGGTTTCGTGATGTATCCGTCTGCACCGGCCTTGATGGCCTTCTTCATCTTTTCTTCCTGCCCGATACTCGTACACATGATGATGTTCGCACCGGGGCTCCCTTCCTTAATTTCGGAGGTCGCCTCGATGCCGTCACGGATCGGCATGACGATGTCCATCATCACGAGGTCCGGTTGTTTCTCGTTGTACAGTTCTACTGCCTCCACCCCGTTCTCCGCCTCGGCGGCGATTTCGAACTCTTCTTCGAGAATTTCCCGGAGGAGATTCCGCATAAATTCCGAGTCGTCAACGATTAGCACGTTCTTTGCCATACGCAGTCACCAAGCGCTTGGTTTGAAAGGGGGTCAAATAAATGCTCCCCTGCAATTATCAGCGTTGATGTTCGCCCGAAAGCGGACGCTTGGACCGTGATAGCTGAGAAAACCTCCAACGAGTGTCAGTATCAGCCGTCTAGACGCTCAGTTCAACTGGTCGATGATGACGTCGATGTCCACCCAGACGACCAAGTCGAGTTCGTCGTCGCCGTTGGGCTTGCGGATGATGCCCCGCGAGACTTTCTCTTCGATGCCCTGCGTGTCGAGGTTCGAGAGGTCTTGCTCGGTGTCGATTTGCGTGACCGGATACGTCGAGACTTCCCGGACTTCGTCCACCCGGATGCCTATCTTCTGCTTGTCGTCCGGTCGGTCTAGCACCAGTACGTTCTGCTCGGCCTGTTCCGGGGCGTCGCTCTCGATGCCGAGGTGGGTGCGCGGATTGAGTATCGCCGTCGTCTCCCCACGGAGGTCCATCACGCCGTCGATGGAGTCTGGCGTGCGAGGGATTCGCGTCACCTTCTTGATTTCGACGATGCTGTCTACTTCGCCGATGTCTATCGCACAGTAGTCCTCTCCGAGTCGGAACTCGACGACTTGGCGTGTCTCGACGTCCTGCAAGGTTTCAGCGTCCTCGTCGGACGACTGCTCCGATTCGGGGTCAGCCTGTTGCACTCCCATGACGTTCTCTGGTTCAAACATCGAAGCGGAGTACATAAAACCCGTGCCCCACTCTCGCACCTGATAATTTGACACTCTCTACAGTTTGACACACTCTACAAACGTCACTCACACGTCTTCCGGGGGAAACACCATGCCGTGACCGTCTTGGACGGCTTCGAAGAGGTCGGCGATGGAGTCGTCAGGTTCGAGGTCGTAGGACTCTAGAATCGCTTGCAAGCACGACGGCGAGTAACGAACGCGCACGTTCGACTCGGTCAGCAAGATGCCAAGCACGTCTTCGACGGCCGTGGAAGTAGTCAACTGCTGGGCGTACCACCGCATCAGACTGTCGAATACGGTCGTCACGTCGTCGGAGAACATCTGCTGGTGACTAATCGACTCTTCAGCTTTCGCCGTGACGTGGAAGCCGTACTGCGCGCTCGTTCCTTGCAGGTCGTTCTCCAACCACTGCTTGACCGACGCGGAGTCGGCGGCAGGCCGACCAGTGCTCGGAGCGCCAGTAGCCTCCTCGGCGTCGAGTGGATTCGGTTGCTGGGGTGGCTCCTCGCCAGCCTGCCCTGCTCCCGGTCCCGTGCCTGCGCTACTTCCGTCGCCGCTACCCGCGGCCTCCGACGGCACGTTCGGGCGTTCGTTGGCACCGATGACGTAGCGGCCTTCGTCCAACGAGACGACGTTCTCGTCTTCCTCGATGTCGAGTTCGTCGGGCGAGAGTGCCGACTTCTCGCGGGAATTCCGCTCGTCCTCGGGTGCCGGACTCATGCGGTGCGCTACCGCTCGACTTTACATAAACCCACCGGCCCACTGTCGTGTCGATACAGAACCATTTCCTGCCGGTCGATGGCTCAAATCTCATCGAAGCGGCCGCTGATTGACGACAAATTTTGCCGTACGGGCCTGATTTACCGTGAAGAACACGATGTTTTCGACAATCGTTGAAATGGGGATTTATTATCGTCGAACTACTTCCGTCGAATACTCGAATGAGCGTTCAACGACCGACGACATCGACCGAACCGCTGCCGAACGAACTCGACTCGCCGCGCGCGAAACTCGTCTACCTGTATCTCTCCACGGAGAGGACGGCGGCCACCGGAACCACCGCGTCCGATGCAGGTGGCGCTAGCATCGACGAACTGCAGTCGCAACTCGACTTGCAGAAGATCACTCTGTACAGTATTCTGCGGACGCTCCGCGAGCGAAACCTCGTCGAGAAACGCGGTGATTCGTTCGCAGTCGCCGAGTAGCTACTCGTCGTCTTCGCGTGCCGAGCGTCCGTCTGATTCTGGACACAGTTGGTCCGGCGTCCGTTCGTGACGCGGCATGGCCACGAACCGTTCGATTCGTTCGCGCTCTTCTTTCGAGAGGGACATGGCCATCCGAACTCTGTGAGAACGCAAAAAGACAGTGGCTACCGGTCGTCTCCCTGACTGTTTCCCCTCG
The sequence above is a segment of the Halorussus halophilus genome. Coding sequences within it:
- a CDS encoding ATPase domain-containing protein, which translates into the protein MTQDNLYSLGLDDHDRLNHELGGGIPRGSIVLIEGDYGAGKSAMSQRFSYGLCETGHSVTLLSTELTIGGFIDQMHSLSYGVEDHLLDERLLFLHADVDTGGGRLTAPSNDDEEGSRKELLNRLMNAEAMWNADVIVIDTFDAILRNDPMFEALIRQNEERQAALEIISFFRDLVSQGQVIVLTVDPSTVDEEAIGPFRAIADVFMELQMVEVGNDVRRNISVKRFAGMGEQVGDTIGYSVRADAGIVIESRSVA
- a CDS encoding chemotaxis protein CheC; the protein is MNVNVESLGTFSRAAHEGAERAAQNLSGMTGIETEVDVTKMTLASSEDLARDDEERVAVAIDFDGGIRGGTLLSFAPESAETLLDALMPGEALSESAVCELGNVVTSGFVDGWADELGTTIDITPPEYVEGEQGDLLLSAGLDDEQDHAFVFRSHVGAVGEELDVAFHMFPDPESMDTMLADGDDIPLEKLGTLREMAHAGATTASQSVSTMTGIDTEVDITTLSFVPVEDVPAELSEQRHVGVVLSFEGMPGGYVMILLDESSAREVAAALVPGTETVESFDGMAQSAMQELGNVMASSFIDGWANVLETSIEISTPQFVHDMGTAIADSLVARLGQRQEFAFFFDATLHADDREFDCGVYAIPDEEELREALAQLEVGATAERTTKAGSLEL
- a CDS encoding FlaD/FlaE family flagellar protein; translated protein: MKLIGLSDQFVHLVGTSMVAMGIMDFMDEEEGENVEAEGGGDDELFGDGMGDGMDGGMNGGMDGGMDDDFGDMGDDMGMEDGMGDWADGGGGDDEFGGMGGGGGPTQELENRIDELENEVAEISSTVGTVRSENEQISGKVDDAEENVRKLLEIYEMVTRGVNPFVDDVQGGGMGDGMGGGALGGDEGGFGLFDGEQEEEEEEDLDSDIADAEAESFFDDDFEDEEDDFEGEDDDLGGDDLGFDSPDEGMGEVDDMNMETDTDDADDADGGQAGGSTFQDLKEEYESGDADWAEEEEGEETDADPEQEPTVEVEAEPESPDGDFEFDEPDDTEPTEAEPATPVQSNSSGLDSKPYLARLPSGYVSDLVVMEWLEFLVTEFGADDAVRTITYYGDIGWISESVEEELLSFVGGFADVNEVDPGETGPAALEIDDHIQSLTFLSQLTGDAVQRKIVEHCAQIRGGRDGIQR
- a CDS encoding chemotaxis protein CheC; amino-acid sequence: MSRGETTDLKVDIRKLNLFNQMAKEGANTVADHLSQMTGMETEMEITKINFLEIDDIKTHVGHEKQVGIHIELVEPPHGYILFLFSARSAKNLAAGMMGGQSSDSKGFSDMERSAVQEIGNIMTSGFIDGWANVLNTTIDISTPKFTYGAGSRMVDNLVGSRPDEMALVFDSQVRARNADVEVKVYTFPELAELVELMQQIEI
- a CDS encoding chemotaxis protein CheD, whose translation is MNTDSVSGSDVRDRVKVGVADYAVATGDTKITTSGLGSCVGIALGDPDTKVAGLAHVMLPAPTESARESKPAKAVPTAVEQLLAAVEDGGADRDRIEAKLTGGSQMLEFSGVGEAVGKRNVEQSRETLASFDVELVAEDVGGDYGRSLELHPATWTLTVKSAHEEVVEL
- a CDS encoding fla cluster protein FlaF; this encodes MGFSVSGATVVIFLGIFISFGMAYTAANNGMERVNDAYEGSQGDALEQQNTALSIVSTSVGNAGGETYLTVEVNNTGSTTLSVDDTDILIEGVYRPHTEMETLNVSGNKDTNLWLPGETLQFNTSVSTTTPRVKVVTESGVAAAKEAL
- a CDS encoding type II/IV secretion system ATPase subunit; amino-acid sequence: MTEHGTAQIQDDLREVAMRRPHLRDYLKRFKQFTGEFPRLVDEPSSDWEADKPNVIYPVGGPIYSHVYGDIGQETELHCIEPELSGTEQELFGKVRSQILERSVNKPAPQDESEYDDRIEELLDETVLVNDDDGGNRNLSSMSPQQILQWVKSISYNDFKTGVQTFSAEQVVEIVKDFTNIGTYEVSEQTYENIRYRLNRDIVGFGPLEPIMRDPANEDIHVIGPHETYVDHGTYGMLGTSVDFQSNERFDNWLRNMGERMGDPVSDSDPIVDSTLPDGSRINIIYSDDVSLKGPSLTIRQGEGTPLSVAQITKWGTLSPKLAAYLWLCLENEQTVFVVGETASGKTTTLNCIMSFIPRDAKIYTAEDTAEVLPPHDTWQQLLTREGGGEDSSDVDMFDLVAAALRSRPDYIIVGEVRGEEGRMAFQAAQTGHPVMLTFHASDIVSMIQRFTGDPINIPETFMDNADVALFQNRVKQGDDVLRRVTSVQEIEGYSKEMGGVVTRQSFYWDPVEDEIVFQGMNNSYVLEEQIATLLGYENTRDIYDELEFRAELMERMIEENILGYHDVNETITSFQRDGIDGLPFDIHRGF
- a CDS encoding CheR family methyltransferase, producing MSEDPTFDRLTEYVEAELGFATSYYDDSYLDRRVSSRMRRTDTDTYEEYHDLLRDDEEECDALLDAFSVNVTSFFRNPEVWEEMRPVLRELTDDNRRVRLWSAACSDGREPYSLSMLALDDPEIDESRVEITATDIDREILAAARQGVYESTRTTDIGEQLAPLSNYERFIEREGDQFAVTDAVKERVSFQRHDLINGEPKSNFDFVICRNLFIYIDTEHKLPILRTVTESLRDGGFLVIGKTETLPESLKPKFESVERRLRIYRQMDTSDKRG
- a CDS encoding flagellar protein G, which gives rise to MASVSTSHLILFIASLLIAASVAGTFTSGVQRLSSALGDRSVDVMEDVRTDVEIISDPGSSAVYDGDGEGNVTLLVKNTGRRDLEAENDKIDVLIDGKYQVDVTLTVVDGQYWTVGNVVKVEIDPAQTLANGDHRVTVIVNEDTQTLRFRTP